The sequence below is a genomic window from Deinococcus terrestris.
GAAGCGCGAGCCTCACCTCGTTGCGGCGCTGAAGCGGCAGGGGCTGTGGGCGGGGGAGGAGGAAGGGGCGACCGTGCCTCCAGCCGAGGCTGCGCCTGCCCGCGAAGGGTGAGCGGCTAGATGGTGGGTGGGCTGGAACTGGCCGCCAGCCTGATGCTGGGATTGGCGCTCGTGGGGTTCCTGCTGACGTTTGTCCGGTGGATGCGGTCGGCGCCTCTGGGTCGGCTGAGGATGGTCTGGGGGCTGGCCGCCTCGGTTGCGGCGCTCACGCTCGTGATGCTGTGGTGGCACCTGCGAATACCGAATGCCGAGTGGCAGCTTCTCGTGAGTCCGGGGCCGCCCGTCTCCGTGCCGTTCGGGAAACGTACCTTCTCCGGTCTGTTCTGGGGGTCGCAGCTTTATCTGGCCGGAGTCGCGGGCGCCATCGTGTGGGCCACCCGGCCCCCGGCCATGCTGGAGCGGCTCAGCGTCGGGCAAGTCGGGATGCTGATGGGAATGGCGATTCTCACGTGTGTGGCCTGGTTCCTGCTGCTATGAGCCTTATGCTCCCTCCATGCCCCGCTCGCCGCTTGACCTCACCACCCTCGCCGCCCGTGCGGGGGAAGAAGCCCGGCCCTCCGGCTCCGTCCCGCTGGCTGAGCCCATCTACCAGTCCACCGTGTATGCCTTCCCCGACCTGGAAGCCCTGGAACGGGCGATGAGCGGCGAGGAGATCAACCCCTTCTATTACCGCAACGGCACCCCGAACGCGGGCACGCTGGAGCGGGCACTTGCGGCTCTGGAGGGGACCGAGGCCGCCCTCGTCGCCGCGAGCGGCATGGCGGCGATCAGCGCGGCGCTGCTGGGGGTCTTGCAATCGGGCGACCATGTGGTCGCGGACGCCCGTGTCTACGGGGTGAGTTACGCGCTGCTGGCCGAAGAACTCCCCCGGCTGGGCATCCACACCACCTTCGTGGACGCCTGCGACCTGGAGGCGGTGGAGGCGGCCTTCCGCCCGGAGACGCGGGTGCTGCACGTCGAGAGCCTCACCAATCCGCTGATGACGGTCCCCGACGTGCCCCGGCTGGCCGACCTCGCGCACGAGCGGGGAGCGGTCCTCAGCGTGGACAACACCTTCGCCAGCCCCGCCGTGTTCCGGCCCGCCGAGCATGGCGCCGACCTGGTGACCCACAGCGTCAGCAAGTACCTCAGCGGGCATTCCAATGCCTTCGGGGGCGTGGTGTGCGGGCGGGCGGACCTCGTGGCGGCGGCGCGGACGCGGTTGACCCGGCTGGGGGGCACCATGAGCGCCTTCGATGCGTGGATGACGCTCCAGGGCCTCAAGACGCTGGGCCTGCGGATGCGGGCGCACTCCGGCAACGCGCAGGCAGTGGCCGACGTGCTGGCGAACCACCCACGGGTCCGGGCCGTGTACCATCCCGGCCTGTCGGATCACCCGCAGTTCCACCGGGCGATGGAGCTGTACCCGAACGGCTTCGGCGGGATGCTGAGTGCGGACATAGACGACGCTCCCGCCTTCGTCCGGGCGCTCGCGGGCCGGATTCCCTTGGCCCCCAGCCTCGCGGACGTGGTGACCACCCTGTCGTGGCCCTGGGGCACCTCGCACCGGGCGCTGCCGGAAGCCGAGCGCCGCCGTCTGGGCATCACGCCGGGGCTGCTGCGCCTGAGCATCGGCATCGAGGACATCGGCGACCTGCTGGGCGAACTGGAGGAGGCGCTGGAGGGCTGAGGGCGGGCCGGGTGTTCTCTCACGCCATCGGCTTCGACGACGCCCCCTTTGCCCGCGAGCACCGGGGGGACGTGGCGGTGTTCGGCACCGTCTATGCGCGGCGCACCCTGCACGGGGTCGTCAGAGGGCGGGTGCGCCGCGACGGGCGGAACAGCACCGCCGAACTCGCCCGGCTGGTGGGGGAGAGCGGGGCGCAGGCGCACCTGCACCTGATTCTGCTGCAAGGGGTCGCCCTCGCGGGATTCAACGTGGTGGACGTGCCCACGCTGGGCCGATTGACCGGGCTGCCCGTCCTCGTGGTGGCGCGGCGCCCTCCCGATCTGGGGCGTATCCGCTCGGCGCTGCTGACGCGGGTGCCGGGCGGGGCGCGGAAATGGCGGTTGATCGAGGCGCTGGGGCCGATGGAACCCTGCCGGGGCGTGTGGGTGCAGCGGGTGGGCCTGAGCCTGCCGGAAGCTGAAGCCGCCCTCGGCGTCCTGACCGTCACGGGCCGCGTCCCCGAACCCCTGCGGGCCGCGCATCTGATCGCCGGGGGCGTGACGCGGGGGAGCAGCCAGGGTGGGCGGGTTTAGCGCCCCTCTGCCTCAATCTCCCGAAGATGTTCGATCCGCCCCGCCGTCCCCGGATGCGTCTCCAGCAGGTCGCCCAGGCCGCCTTCCCCGGCCTCCACGTCCGACTCGTCGGTGTTCCGGCGGCCCGTTTCCAGCCGGGCGAGGATGTCGCGCAGGGGCTTGGTGGTGCCGTAGGCTTCCATCAGGTAGGCCCCGGCGACCCGGTCCGCTTCGGTCTCGGCGGCGCGGGAGTAGCCGCCGCGCAGCAGGGCGGCGGGCACGGCGGCGGCGAACGTGCCCGCGCTGACCACGTCGCCCGTCACGGCCACGGTCAATAGGGTCAGCCCCAGCCCCTGGTACACCGCCGCCAGCCCGTGCCGCCCGGTGACGTGCCCCGCCTCGTGCGCGAGGACGCCCACGAGTTCGCGGTCACTTCTGGACAGGGCGACGAGCTGGTCGGTCATCACGACTGTCCCGTTCGGCAGCGCGAAGGCGTTGGCTCCCAGCGTGATGGGACTGTCTTCCGGGAGTCCGTCACGCAGCAGCAGGCGGTAGTCGTAGCCGCCGCCCGCCGCCCGCGTGACCCGCCGGAAGGCCGCCTGAAGTTCGGCCTGCCGCGCCCGGCTCAGCCGCGTGGGACCGAGGTAGTCGCCGTCCAGAAACTCGGTGGTCTCCCGGTCGAAGGTCGCCAGCACCGGGCGGGGGGTCGCCGCCGCCGCGCCCCGTGCGAGCGCGGGAAGGCCAAACACCACGAAGGCCGCGACAAGCGCGAGCGTCACCCCGAGCGCTCCCAGGGCCGTCCCCCAGCGCGACTCCAGCCGCCGCACCCTGCCCAGGCCCCGGTTGCGGCCTAGCCGGGCTTCCAGCGCGGAGACGGCCGCGTCGTCGCGCGTCTCGAAGCGCGAGCCGTCCGGGAACTTCAGCACACGCGGCAGCCCCGGCACGGGCGGTTCGATCTGCATCTGCGCGGGCGTCCAGGGCGTTTCCGGGCCACCCTCCAGCCGCAGCGTCACGCCTCCGCCCCGGACTTCCAGCGTCGCGGGGTGGGGGCGGCTGCTGCGCCCGTCGAAGACGCGGCCTTCCAGCATCAGGTCGGGAGGCGTCATCAGAACCCCAGGTCGATGTCGAGAAGTTCGGTGGCGGCCTCGCCCAGCGCGTCCTCGCCGGGGGTCACGTCCGCCGTGAAGGAGTCCAGCGGCACCAGCGCCCGCACCTGCATTCCCGAGAGCACGTACCGCGCCCGCCGCACCGCCGCCCAGGGGGTCGCCAGCCCCAGCGTCAGGGCCTGCACGACCGCATTCGACACCCCGATCCAGACCAGCCGCCACGGGCTGAAGGTGGCCCCGGTGCGGACCACGCCCCCGACCTCCACCCGGTTCAGCACCAGCCGCAGGGTGGCCGCCCGCACGTACTGCCACGCGATGCCGTACAGGGCCAGCACCAGTAGGTAGCCGACCGCCAGGGCAATCAGAAAGGTCGGGCCGAGCCAGTCGTCCTCGGTCTGGGGCACGTCCAGCACGCCCGCCCCGAACAGCACGCCCAGCAGGGGCACCGCCAGCAGCACGCCGCCCACCAGCGTGAGGGCCAGCCCTGTCAGTCCGATCAGGTAGAACTCGCCCGCGTCGCCCCGGAACCTCGCCCGCGCGGTGCCGTAGGCGGCCCCGTCCACCTGGTAGCGCCGTTGCAGGAACCACGCGAAGGGCAGCGCGAGCCCCCCCGAGAGCAGCGCGGCCCCGTTCCCCAGCCCGTAGCTCGCGTAGGCTCCGCCCGCCCGCCCGTGGTGCCGGAACTTCAGGCCCCGGTGGGTGGTGCTGACCGCCAGAAAGCGCAGCGACTTCATCACCAGCCAGGGGTACAGCGCGAGAAACAGCACCGCGATGGTGCCCGCCACGTACTCCCAGCCGCTGAATTGAAACTGAGTCGCCAGCGTGTAGGCCAGGAAAAACGCCCCCACGACCAGGTACCCGCGCAATAGGGCGACCGGCCGGGCGGTGTACTCGAAGTTCGCCCCGTCCAGCCAGGTGTGCCCGTAGAAATACTGCCGCTGCCGTACCCGCGCCCAGGGGAGGTACAGCCCCAGGGTCACGATCGTCAGCGCCGTGTTCACGATCCAGATGCGGAAGTACTCGCCCGCCTGTCCGGTAAAGGAAAAAGCGTGGGTGGTGACGGAGGTCACCGGCACGTCCGCCGTCTCCGCCGGGAGGAGACTGCCGGGCAAGGCGGCATGGCGGCCCAGCGACACGGAAGGCGGCACGTCGGTCATGCCCGCATGGTACGGGGCGGGAAGGCGGGGGAGGGTGGCAAGTCCTGCATCCCCGCCCGCAGAGCAAAAGGGCGGACGCACGCGGCGCCCGCCCCTGAAGGAGAGGCTCCCGCTTACCAGCGGTTCCCGCCCCGGTTGCCGCCACCGTAGCTGCCCTGCCCGCCCATGGGGGCAGGCGCGGCGTTGGTCACGACGACGTTCTTGGCCTGGGGACCCTTGTTGCCCTGCCCGGCCTCGACCTCGAACTCGACCTCGTCGCCTTCGTTGAGCTTGCGGAAGCCGCCGCTCTGGATGGCGCTGTAGTGCACGAACACGTCGGGGTTGCCCGGATGTTCGAGAAAGCCGTAGCCCTTTTCCACGTTAAACCACTTCACACGACCTTGCGCCATAGCACTCCTTGCATCTTCACCAACGTCACCCGGGCGAGCGGCCCTCTGGGCGGCTGCCGGTGGTGCAGGGTAAGTGGGGAAGACGGGCCGATTATCGCACGGCCCGGCCCCGGTGAGAGCCGGAGGTGCGCCGCCCCCCGCTCGCCCCGGCCCCTATACTCGGTCCAGACGTTTTCCGCCTGCTCCCCGTGTTCCCGCTCCCCGTCCCGGAGGCCCCATGCCGCTCTACGCCCTCGCCGACCTCGTGCCCGACCTTCATCCCAGCGCGTTTGTGGC
It includes:
- a CDS encoding trans-sulfuration enzyme family protein, which codes for MPRSPLDLTTLAARAGEEARPSGSVPLAEPIYQSTVYAFPDLEALERAMSGEEINPFYYRNGTPNAGTLERALAALEGTEAALVAASGMAAISAALLGVLQSGDHVVADARVYGVSYALLAEELPRLGIHTTFVDACDLEAVEAAFRPETRVLHVESLTNPLMTVPDVPRLADLAHERGAVLSVDNTFASPAVFRPAEHGADLVTHSVSKYLSGHSNAFGGVVCGRADLVAAARTRLTRLGGTMSAFDAWMTLQGLKTLGLRMRAHSGNAQAVADVLANHPRVRAVYHPGLSDHPQFHRAMELYPNGFGGMLSADIDDAPAFVRALAGRIPLAPSLADVVTTLSWPWGTSHRALPEAERRRLGITPGLLRLSIGIEDIGDLLGELEEALEG
- a CDS encoding endonuclease dU, coding for MFSHAIGFDDAPFAREHRGDVAVFGTVYARRTLHGVVRGRVRRDGRNSTAELARLVGESGAQAHLHLILLQGVALAGFNVVDVPTLGRLTGLPVLVVARRPPDLGRIRSALLTRVPGGARKWRLIEALGPMEPCRGVWVQRVGLSLPEAEAALGVLTVTGRVPEPLRAAHLIAGGVTRGSSQGGRV
- a CDS encoding M48 family metallopeptidase; translation: MTPPDLMLEGRVFDGRSSRPHPATLEVRGGGVTLRLEGGPETPWTPAQMQIEPPVPGLPRVLKFPDGSRFETRDDAAVSALEARLGRNRGLGRVRRLESRWGTALGALGVTLALVAAFVVFGLPALARGAAAATPRPVLATFDRETTEFLDGDYLGPTRLSRARQAELQAAFRRVTRAAGGGYDYRLLLRDGLPEDSPITLGANAFALPNGTVVMTDQLVALSRSDRELVGVLAHEAGHVTGRHGLAAVYQGLGLTLLTVAVTGDVVSAGTFAAAVPAALLRGGYSRAAETEADRVAGAYLMEAYGTTKPLRDILARLETGRRNTDESDVEAGEGGLGDLLETHPGTAGRIEHLREIEAEGR
- a CDS encoding YjgN family protein; the protein is MTDVPPSVSLGRHAALPGSLLPAETADVPVTSVTTHAFSFTGQAGEYFRIWIVNTALTIVTLGLYLPWARVRQRQYFYGHTWLDGANFEYTARPVALLRGYLVVGAFFLAYTLATQFQFSGWEYVAGTIAVLFLALYPWLVMKSLRFLAVSTTHRGLKFRHHGRAGGAYASYGLGNGAALLSGGLALPFAWFLQRRYQVDGAAYGTARARFRGDAGEFYLIGLTGLALTLVGGVLLAVPLLGVLFGAGVLDVPQTEDDWLGPTFLIALAVGYLLVLALYGIAWQYVRAATLRLVLNRVEVGGVVRTGATFSPWRLVWIGVSNAVVQALTLGLATPWAAVRRARYVLSGMQVRALVPLDSFTADVTPGEDALGEAATELLDIDLGF
- a CDS encoding cold-shock protein: MAQGRVKWFNVEKGYGFLEHPGNPDVFVHYSAIQSGGFRKLNEGDEVEFEVEAGQGNKGPQAKNVVVTNAAPAPMGGQGSYGGGNRGGNRW